One Fusobacterium simiae DNA window includes the following coding sequences:
- a CDS encoding DUF4198 domain-containing protein, translated as MLSKKLFIGALVATMSVSSFAHFQMIYTADSNISGKSSVPFELIFTHPADGIEAHSMDIGKDEKGTINPVVEFFSVHNGEKTDLKSTLKTSKFGPTSKQVTSYKFNLDKNSGLKGGGDWGLVFVPAPYYESSEDVYIQQITKVLVNKDDLATDWNNRLAEGYPEIIPLSNPITWKGEIFRGQVVDKAGKPVANAEIEIEYLNANIKNSKFVGELQKDKTATVIYADANGYFSFIPIYKGYWGFAALGAGGEMKHNGKELSQDAVLWIEAK; from the coding sequence ATGTTATCTAAAAAATTATTTATTGGAGCTCTTGTAGCAACTATGTCTGTATCTTCTTTTGCACATTTTCAAATGATTTACACAGCTGACTCTAATATTTCTGGAAAGTCTTCTGTACCATTTGAGTTAATATTTACTCACCCAGCTGATGGAATAGAGGCTCATAGTATGGATATTGGAAAAGATGAAAAAGGAACTATAAATCCTGTTGTAGAATTTTTCTCTGTACATAATGGAGAAAAAACTGATTTAAAGTCTACATTAAAAACTTCAAAATTTGGTCCAACTTCAAAACAAGTTACTTCATATAAATTTAATTTGGATAAAAATTCTGGATTAAAAGGTGGGGGAGATTGGGGATTAGTTTTTGTTCCTGCTCCATATTATGAATCATCAGAAGATGTATATATTCAACAAATTACTAAAGTATTAGTTAATAAAGATGATTTAGCAACTGATTGGAATAATAGATTAGCAGAAGGTTATCCTGAAATTATTCCTTTATCTAATCCTATCACTTGGAAGGGTGAAATTTTTAGAGGACAAGTTGTTGACAAAGCTGGAAAACCTGTTGCTAATGCAGAAATAGAAATAGAATATTTAAATGCAAATATTAAAAATTCAAAATTTGTGGGAGAATTACAAAAAGATAAAACTGCAACTGTTATCTATGCAGATGCTAATGGATATTTCTCTTTTATTCCAATTTATAAGGGATATTGGGGATTTGCAGCACTAGGTGCAGGTGGAGAAATGAAACATAATGGTAAAGAACTTTCTCAAGATGCGGTTCTTTGGATAGAAGCTAAATAG